Proteins encoded by one window of Maniola hyperantus chromosome 10, iAphHyp1.2, whole genome shotgun sequence:
- the wapl gene encoding protein wings apart-like, which translates to MSRWGRGRSGSVAVPLDSALFRENSNCPSAARSAGTVGKWGITSFTSIRSAPYAFQNNIHKKPVQDQNSPLTVPAVETEQPPPKPKKFFKSRNAELYPPVPQITYAPPVPAAPLSPEHSGSAKEKKTTKKSRYNRDSSSPELPRRNSEKSRNKRSFATKASKKEEPTAENSQPPNKRYLVRNRDKVINYAEDGSNSPIPDFIRYESTPPKPPSPKASPLVTSPSKSPAKNVEVMSPSTSKETNEERKPPPIVLRISKGTSRIVSTDSNEGFTSPSSDRHSSMDTHSDVGSDHKKSPTVETICSPKHEGLKITIKCAGLSQEIKKEKKKEKKEHKSHKKHHKHTEDESTKKVTSPVPGSDAYDLYKTLASPTQEKEKESKKNKQLDHTEAQLAKLDSDKQPKEPKPEPKPPEVTGGRSRRNRPNINYSENDDDLESLARISSKQLIRTVNDLKKENKKGKRRHETVTDNPIATANVTTSEIQQGIENETESQLEKDELIDILSGNSNKEKVTHKKPHKKQKHKEKHGRHSSPSSRETLASLKEQMVADALAEQNDESVDHTDENEEIEQNDTRVDTPQEQQTDDNVSPREPNEAQIQTQSSDSAYNSCPHELSEEESQKCHPDDVFKSPQRIDSEDHMEDKPSVKLVITKKKGSIFKSKSLVNDNPSPLPARKRRHLYRHEWANDKGNETPRPEPAGTPEVSNPVAEVPEELTRVTRYRAANPIMDSPTLDEPVKPYTSVRCAKEAKEYYTVVRNVKKAHQIQEIGEFQEFNDDVEYLLDALQDNNPMSTRCLSAITLASKCTAPAFRMHLRAHGTVQKFFSALHDATNDQSLGLCTATVMFVLSQDRLNMDLDRESLELMLNLLESDASHKNALDDCGLTSAQLAKTQERVRELCAEIKSQGKANHLDLENITVGHLAMETLLSLTSKRAGEWFKEELRNLGGVDHIVRTIQDCAGRLESPASSWSSAEVDVLRKADRCMRVLENVTQQNEANQQHLVTGSLGAARTLVALLRRCVGEAKTELQLRTALLDAALPAVKVLVNLSHSFGIASSAVGADVVGEQPSVMEICLIMLNNQGNFIPDDKNFDFCVCVLMLLINLVQNNDINTQRLLSVRIRVDSDHDVISRSMSALDFIVDLFYKREELARRAEENTDALLDGEKDEGAKKDKKKQQDDIDETVAKLLARAGTHMEHTMVGAYTALLLGNMAVVSPAHAAAVRARVPTYAPMLPTLKKYFTFLSLTASAEAAIVAHVKSTQRIIQFMETSDKENSQPEQPPPAAPYTAAYPSSYYQTSPSDVPQDMSLSNLNYSMNYSMNSTSSSDRMSSSMEIDGYH; encoded by the exons ATGTCGCGCTGGGGCAGAGGCCGAAGCGGCAGCGTGGCTGTGCCGCTGGACAGTGCGCTCTTCAGAGAGAACAGTAATTGTCCCTCGGCTGCTCGCTCGGCGGGAACGGTGGGCAAGTGGGGAATTACCAGCTTCACATCCATTAGGAGCGCTCCTTACG CATTTCAAAACAATATACATAAAAAGCCTGTTCAGGACCAGAACAGTCCACTAACAGTACCGGCTGTTGAAACTGAGCAACCACCACCAAAGcccaaaaagttttttaaatctcgCAATGCTGAGCTATACCCACCAGTGCCACAAATTACATATGCTCCACCTGTACCTGCTGCACCACTGTCACCGGAACACTCAGGCTCTGCTAAGGAAAAGAAAACAACTAAGAAAAGTAGATATAACAGAGACTCCTCATCACCAGAATTACCGAGACGTAACTCTGAAAAGAGTAGAAACAAAAGGAGTTTTGCCACTAAAGCATCAAAGAAAGAGGAACCTACAGCTGAAAATTCACAGCCTCCCAATAAGAGGTATTTGGTTCGTAATCGAGATAAGGTAATAAATTATGCTGAGGATGGAAGCAATAGTCCAATTCCTGACTTTATACGATATGAATCAACACCTCCGAAGCCTCCTTCCCCTAAGGCTAGTCCTTTGGTTACGAGCCCTTCTAAAAGCCCAGCTAAGAATGTGGAGGTGATGAGTCCATCTACTAGTAAAGAAACCAATGAGGAGCGTAAACCACCACCCATAGTACTTAGAATTTCTAAAGGAACATCTAGAATAGTAAGTACAGATTCAAATGAAGGATTTACATCACCAAGTTCAGATAGGCATTCTTCAATGGATACACATTCTGATGTAGGTTCCGATCACAAGAAAAGTCCTACAGTGGAAACCATCTGTTCTCCTAAACATGAGGGCCTCAAAATCACTATTAAGTGTGCAGGACTAAGCCAAGAAATTAAAAAAGAGaagaaaaaggaaaagaaaGAACATAAATCTCATAAAAAGCATCACAAACATACTGAAGATGAATCTACTAAAAAGGTTACTTCTCCAGTGCCAGGTTCTGATGCTTATGACCTTTATAAAACTCTAGCATCTCCTACACAGGAGAAAGAAAAAGAGTCTAAGAAAAATAAGCAATTGGATCACACTGAGGCACAATTAGCTAAACTAGATTCAGATAAGCAGCCTAAGGAGCCTAAACCTGAACCTAAACCACCTGAAGTGACAGGCGGTAGATCGAGAAGGAATAGGCCAAATATAAATTATAGtgaaaatgatgatgatctagAAAGTTTAGCTCGAATATCAAGTAAACAGTTAATAAGGACAGTTAATGATTtgaagaaagaaaataaaaagggAAAGAGAAGACATGAAACGGTAACTGATAATCCAATTGCAACAGCTAATGTAACAACATCTGAAATACAACAAGGTATTGAAAACGAGACAGAATCTCAGTTAGAAAAGGATGAACTAATTGACATATTATCTGGGAATAgtaataaggaaaaggtgacacaTAAAAAACCACATAAGAAGCAAAAGCATAAAGAAAAACATGGCAGACATTCGAGTCCCAGTTCCAGAGAGACATTAGCAAGTCTGAAAGAACAAATGGTTGCAGATGCACTGGCAGAGCAAAATGATGAAAGTGTTGACCATACTGATGAAAACGAAGAAATAGAACAAAATGATACACGTGTAGACACTCCACAAGAACAGCAGACGGATGATAATGTATCACCCCGTGAACCAAACGAGGCTCAAATTCAAACTCAGTCATCAGATTCGGCATACAACAGCTGCCCACATGAGCTTTCAGAGGAAGAGTCACAGAAATGTCACCCGGATGATGTATTCAAGTCTCCTCAGCGAATAGATTCTGAAGATCATATGGAGGATAAACCTAGTGTTAAGTTAGTTATAACCAAGAAAAAAGGTTCAATATTCAAGAGTAAATCATTGGTAAATGATAATCCTTCTCCATTGCCAGCTAGGAAACGAAGACATCTTTACAGACATGAATGGGCAAATGAT AAAGGAAATGAAACTCCTAGACCAGAGCCCGCTGGGACACCAGAAGTCAGTAATCCAGTAGCAGAAGTGCCAGAGGAACTAACAAGAGTCACAAGATATAGAGCAGCCAATCCCATAATGGACAGTCCAACTTTGGATGAACCTGTTAAACCTTATACAAGTGTGAGATGTGCTAAGGAGGCTAAAGAG TACTACACTGTTGTGCGGAACGTTAAAAAGGCGCATCAGATACAAGAGATTGGTGAATTCCAGGAATTCAATGATGATGTTGAATATCTTTTAGACGCATTGCAA GACAATAACCCAATGTCGACGCGATGCCTGTCTGCTATAACGCTGGCCAGCAAGTGCACAGCGCCCGCGTTCCGTATGCACTTGCGTGCGCACGGCACCGTACAGAAGTTCTTTAGCGCCTTACATGATGCCACCAATGACCAG AGCTTGGGTTTGTGCACAGCAACAGTAATGTTTGTGCTTTCTCAAGATCGTCTAAATATGGACTTGGATCGAGAATCGCTAGAGCTAATGCTGAATCTACTTGAGTCTGATGCGTCACACAA GAATGCACTTGACGACTGCGGGTTAACCTCGGCTCAACTTGCGAAGACGCAGGAGAGGGTCCGGGAGTTGTGTGCTGAGATCAAAAGTCAAGGGAAAGCCAACCATCTGGATTTGGAGAATATTACA gTGGGACATTTAGCAATGGAAACGCTATTGTCGTTGACGTCGAAACGTGCAGGCGAATGGTTTAAGGAGGAGCTTCGGAACCTTGGCGGAGTGGACCACATAGTCCGTACGATACAAGATTGCGCGGGCAGATTGGAGTCACCCGCTAGCTCTTGGAGCAGTGCGGAGGTCGATGTGTTGAGGAAGGCGGACAGGTGTATGCGTGTTCTGGAGAAC GTGACGCAACAAAACGAAGCGAATCAGCAACACCTGGTGACGGGATCGCTAGGGGCGGCGCGCACCTTGGTGGCATTGCTGCGGCGCTGCGTGGGCGAGGCCAAGACCGAGCTGCAACTGCGAACCGCGCTGTTGGACGCCGCCCTGCCTGCCGTCAAAGTGCTAGTCAACTTGTCGCACTCGTTCGGCATCGCGT CGTCAGCGGTTGGCGCGGACGTGGTGGGAGAACAGCCTTCAGTAATGGAGATCTGTTTGATAATGCTGAATAACCAAGGGAACTTCATACCTGATGATAAGAACTTCGACTTCTGTGTTTGT GTATTAATGCTGCTAATAAACTTAGTACAAAACAATGATATAAACACGCAAAGGCTCCTGAGCGTGCGGATACGTGTGGACAGTGACCATGACGTCATATCGCGGAGCATGTCTGCGCTCGACTTCATTGTAGATCTGTTCTACAAGCGGGAAGAATTGGCTAG GAGAGCAGAAGAAAACACAGATGCCTTATTAGATGGTGAGAAGGACGAGGGAGCGAAGAAAGACAAGAAGAAGCAGCAAGACGACATCGATGAAACAGTAGCCAAGT TACTGGCGCGCGCGGGCACGCACATGGAGCACACGATGGTGGGCGCGTACACCGCTCTGCTGCTGGGCAACATGGCCGTGGTGTCGCCCGCCCACGCGGCCGCCGTGCGCGCGCGCGTTCCCACCTACGCGCCCATGCTGCCCACGCTCAAGAAGTACTTCACCTTCCTCTCGCTCACCGCTAGC GCCGAGGCAGCAATAGTAGCGCACGTGAAATCAACGCAGCGGATAATACAGTTCATGGAAACTAGTGACAAGGAAAACTCGCAGCCCGAACAACCCCCTCCGGCCGCCCCATACACCGCCGCATACCCGAGCAGCTACTACCAGACCTCGCCTTCTGATGTGCCGCAAGACATGTCCCTGAGCAACCTCAACTATTCCATGAACTACAGCATGAACAGCACGTCCAGCTCCGATAGGATGTCCTCCTCCATGGAGATTGATGGTTACCACTGA
- the LOC117986192 gene encoding IQ motif and ubiquitin-like domain-containing protein, whose translation MDTERTIGIAPNPECIKGAVACQCELGREKLLTAPPYKRVCSTVEDDVKLRLQTAPCSRDLEQYKCPVSHILVNFKSPLSPNDVFNKVFPSNTPIKQVKRKLAKLLSVSNNNLVLTKNRNVLKETSLLSDLNADALGNLSIDVFTKDSEEFSLSSIPKESYVHELIHTMMPKKKTTPFIAIKFRVRNQNGVFTRSYHSIMKVHEVKKNLAGVFQVDPDILVLLREDRPLKDRMALLDLDYDKYGIVEVELLTKNNEKLNLERLYKEMPFTDVLTVMVPFGSVVKYINVEIFSKPIKKPFLGGYKNVHTGTIYHHAYTQTPQKPEKVLPENKTCRDTQTAEMREKIYDTNYSRSTQMDCVHAYIPNVCDRIIVPQPYETYEEMIVRLNHNHYAAIIQRAFRHHQFRQKVKRWLKECMERIARMEEEKRFEREAIERRLRKDLVTKTFPKTREDFDQLYAMVDRWKHAEIARISQLHSKGPKIAEFTLLLDKEVELLRCIEAYRVKVREDSRKTKEKKFLEEISKPVAWYGRDGKLITMDTVEIQKARKLKELYNSFIRDDVDVKERIELLVNMKFAVQEFRHPLAEEIITLLDRECDLLVRRYNDYQLEFLRRRIAASVFHLIKTSELNSDVTKCKDIRDYRKMEDSRLYFCEMCHQVKLNTEFPLNAKMSGFLVCTSCSWKDVSERLWIDMTPYKFILRAVQRDERKRKCWGSLAFVLQEKDIFFIAEKLWHSHSAISECSDMTELRLCRWHVNEDWSPWNCFLVTVQEMKAHLKLENPESVYDEELVQKVQNKHKIAKGNFEQLLTVNKRLTESGDWAGVRAPAVARVDAVDRI comes from the exons ATGGATACTGAAAGGACAATAGGCATCGCTCCAAACCCTGAGTGTATAAAGGGAGCAGTTGCGTGCCAATGTGAACTAGGCCGTGAGAAATTGCTGACGGCTCCGCCCTACAAGCGTGTCTGTTCCACAGTCGAAGACGATGTCAAGTTGCGTCTGCAGACTGCCCCGTGCTCCAGGGATCTCGAACAATACAAATGCCCAGTCAGCCATATTCTCGTTAATTTCAAGTCGCCTCTATCACCTAACGATGTGTTCAACAAAGTCTTCCCATCTAATACCCCAATTAAGCAAGTCAAGCGCAAGCTAGCCAAATTGCTCTCAGTTTCCAATAATAATCTAGTATTGACAAAAAATAGAAACGTATTGAAGGAAACAAGCCTTCTATCAGACCTAAACGCCGATGCGCTCGGAAATCTTTCGATCGATGTCTTTACAAAGGATTCGGAGGAATTTTCTCTATCATCAATTCCCAAAGAATCTTACGTTCATGAACTTATCCACACCATGATGCCAAAAAAGAAAACAACGCCTTTTATTGCGATTAAATTTAGAGTAAGAAATCAAAATGGAGTATTTACTCGTTCATACCATTCTATCATGAAGGTACATGAAGTTAAAAAGAATTTAGCTGGTGTGTTTCAAGTGGATCCAGACATCCTGGTACTATTGCGAGAAGATCGCCCTCTAAAAGACCGCATGGCATTGTTAGATCTTGATTATGATAAATATGGAATTGTTGAGGTAGAACTTCtaactaaaaataatgaaaaacttaatttagagagATTGTACAAGGAAATGCCTTTTACTGATGTTTTGACTGTGATGGTCCCTTTTGGCAGTgttgtaaaatatattaatgttgaaatattttcaaaacCAATAAAGAAGCCTTTTCTTGGTGGTTATAAAAATGTTCATACAG GTACCATTTACCACCATGCTTACACACAAACCCCACAAAAGCCTGAAAAAGTGTTGCCAGAAAATAAAACCTGTCGCGATACCCAAACAGCGGAAATGCGGGAGAAAATTTAC gACACAAATTATAGCAGATCTACGCAAATGGATTGTGTCCACGCTTATATTCCAAACGTATGCGACAGAATTATAGTACCGCAACCCTACGAGACATACGAAGAAATGATCGTGAGActtaatcataatcattatgCAGCCATAATACAGAGGGCCTTCAGACATCACCAGTTTAGGCAGAAAGTTAAAAGATGGTTGAAAGAATGTAT GGAAAGAATTGCAAGAATGGAAGAGGAGAAGAGGTTCGAACGCGAAGCTATCGAAAGAAGATTACGAAAAGATCTCGTCACCAAAACATTTCCAAAGACTCGCGAAGACTTTGATCAACTATACGCTATG GTTGATCGCTGGAAACATGCAGAAATCGCAAGAATCTCACAACTTCACTCTAAGGGCCCTAAAATTGCTGAATTCACGCTCTTATTAGATAAAGAAGTTGAACTTCTACGTTGTATTGAAGCTTATAGAGTTAAAGTACGGGAAGACAGTCGAAAAACCAAAGAAAAGAAATTTTTAGAAGAGATATCCAAACCCGTCGCATGGTACGGTCGTGATGGCAAATTGATAACGATGGATACCGTAGAAATTCAAAAAGCAAGAAAACTCAAAGAATTATATAATTCATTTATTCGAGACGATGTGGATGTTAAAGAAAGAATAGAGCTTTTAGTAAACATGAAATTCGCTGTTCAAGAATTTCGTCACCCCTTAGCTGAAGAGATTATAACGCTGCTTGATAGAGAATGTGATCTTCTTGTCAGAAGATATAATGATTATCAACTTGAATTTCTGAGACGACGAATAGCTGCTAGCGTGTTCCACTTGATTAAAACATCTGAACTAAACTCCGATGTGACTAAGTGCAAGGATATAAGGGATTATAGAAAAATGGAAGATAGTAGGCTTTATTTTTGTGAAATGTGCCATCAAGTGAAACTTAACACCGAGTTTCCATTGAATGCTAAAATGAGTGGTTTCTTGGTATGCACATCTTGCTCCTGGAAAGATGTGTCCGAACGATTATGGATCGACATGACCCCGTATAAATTCATTCTAAGGGCTGTCCAACGTGATGAAAGGAAAAGAAAGTGTTGGGGATCCTTGGCTTTTGTCCTCCAAGAGAAAGATATATTCTTCATCGCAGAAAAACTATGGCATTCTCATTCAGCCATTAGCGAATGTAGCGACATGACTGAGCTAAGGTTGTGTAGATGGCACGTCAATGAAGACTGGTCTCCGTGGAATTGTTTCTTAGTCACTGTTCAAGAAATGAAAGCTCACTTGAAGCTAGAAAACCCTGAGAGTGTATACGACGAGGAACTCGTCCAGAAAGTACAAAACAAGCATAAGATTGCCAAAGGTAATTTCGAGCAGCTCCTGACTGTCAACAAACGCCTGACAGAGAGCGGGGACTGGGCGGGCGTTCGCGCGCCCGCTGTTGCCCGTGTAGATGCTGTTGATAGAATATGA